From Chryseobacterium joostei, the proteins below share one genomic window:
- a CDS encoding DHA2 family efflux MFS transporter permease subunit: protein MQDSLVEYGARRVIITITAILCALLEIVDSTIVNVALNEMKGNLGSTLSEVGWVITAYAIGNVIIVPMTSWLSQQFGRRNYFAASIIIFTVFSFLCGNADNIWELVFFRLCQGIGGGALLVTSQTIITESYPVEKRSMAQAIYGLGVIIGPTLGPPLGGYIVDNFSWPYIFYINIPIGIAATLMTLQFIKSPKYAEKRKASDVDWLGIALLAVTVGSLQFILERGHEEDWFESGMIITFTATAVLGFILFLWRELTFKYPIVELRVLKNGNLRIGTAMSFVLGFGLYGSTFIVPLYTQSILGWTALESGALMIPAALTTAFMMPIIGRLLSKGVKQQILVSLGLFTFFVYSFWGYKILTPDTSKEAFFWMLMVRGAGLGLLFIPITSLSLSTLKGQEIGQGAAFTGMMRQLGGSFGIAAITTFIANASQKYRVNLISHLDSNDFDVQQRLSALKASFMAKGMTPDAAMNAAYKMLDLTVTKQATVLSYMDVFLYLGIAFLVCIPFILFIKERKSKEKIDLSEAMH, encoded by the coding sequence ATGCAAGATTCATTAGTAGAATATGGAGCCCGAAGAGTGATTATTACAATCACAGCGATTCTTTGTGCTTTGCTGGAAATTGTGGATTCCACGATTGTGAACGTTGCCTTGAACGAGATGAAAGGTAACCTGGGCTCTACACTTTCCGAAGTGGGATGGGTAATTACGGCGTATGCCATTGGTAACGTAATTATTGTGCCAATGACAAGCTGGCTTTCCCAACAGTTTGGACGACGAAATTACTTTGCAGCCTCTATTATCATTTTTACCGTATTTTCATTCTTATGTGGTAATGCAGATAATATTTGGGAACTGGTATTTTTCAGATTGTGTCAGGGGATTGGAGGTGGAGCCTTATTGGTAACATCGCAGACCATCATCACGGAATCATACCCGGTTGAAAAAAGAAGTATGGCTCAGGCTATTTATGGTTTGGGAGTAATTATTGGTCCTACATTAGGCCCGCCATTAGGAGGTTATATTGTAGATAATTTTAGCTGGCCTTATATTTTCTATATTAATATCCCTATCGGGATTGCAGCCACTTTAATGACACTACAGTTTATAAAAAGTCCGAAATATGCTGAGAAGCGTAAAGCCTCAGATGTAGACTGGTTAGGAATTGCTTTACTGGCTGTAACGGTTGGTTCATTACAGTTTATTTTGGAAAGAGGACATGAAGAAGACTGGTTTGAAAGTGGAATGATCATCACATTTACGGCGACAGCAGTATTAGGATTTATATTATTCCTTTGGCGAGAGCTTACCTTCAAATATCCGATTGTAGAGCTTAGAGTTTTGAAGAACGGGAACTTACGAATCGGAACGGCGATGTCCTTTGTATTAGGATTTGGTCTGTACGGGTCAACATTCATTGTTCCTTTATATACCCAGAGTATTTTGGGATGGACGGCTTTAGAGTCGGGGGCATTGATGATTCCGGCTGCATTGACGACCGCCTTTATGATGCCTATTATTGGTAGGTTGCTTTCGAAAGGAGTGAAACAGCAGATTCTTGTTTCTTTAGGATTATTTACATTCTTTGTTTATAGCTTCTGGGGGTACAAAATTCTGACTCCAGATACCAGTAAAGAAGCATTCTTCTGGATGTTGATGGTAAGGGGAGCAGGATTAGGGTTGTTATTTATTCCGATCACATCATTATCATTAAGTACGCTAAAAGGTCAGGAAATTGGTCAGGGAGCTGCATTTACAGGGATGATGAGACAGTTGGGGGGATCTTTCGGGATCGCTGCAATTACAACATTTATCGCAAATGCCAGCCAAAAATACAGAGTCAATTTGATTTCTCATTTGGATTCCAATGACTTTGATGTTCAGCAGAGATTAAGTGCGTTAAAGGCAAGTTTCATGGCTAAAGGGATGACTCCCGATGCGGCAATGAATGCTGCTTATAAAATGCTGGATCTTACTGTTACTAAACAGGCAACGGTACTGTCATATATGGATGTCTTCCTTTATTTAGGAATTGCATTCTTAGTTTGTATTCCGTTCATTTTGTTTATAAAAGAAAGGAAAAGTAAAGAAAAAATAGATTTAAGTGAAGCCATGCACTAA
- a CDS encoding nucleoside triphosphate pyrophosphohydrolase family protein codes for MDINNFDKIIKRSLDIREKYHQLEIKSNGTQWTLEEDALAYLTDAGLVGRNVMSHEKTWLKKDSAEELEHKLAENIWWLITLADRTGIDIKEAMEKFLTKTENIF; via the coding sequence ATGGACATTAATAATTTTGATAAAATCATCAAACGTTCCTTGGACATCAGGGAAAAATATCATCAGCTGGAAATAAAAAGCAACGGAACCCAATGGACCTTGGAAGAAGATGCTCTTGCTTATCTTACTGATGCGGGACTGGTTGGAAGAAATGTAATGTCTCATGAGAAAACATGGCTGAAAAAAGATTCAGCAGAAGAATTGGAACATAAATTAGCAGAAAATATCTGGTGGCTGATCACCCTTGCAGACCGTACGGGGATTGATATTAAGGAAGCCATGGAGAAATTCTTAACCAAAACAGAAAATATATTCTAA
- a CDS encoding TolC family protein gives MKRINNSVIALSLFVGIANANAQEKKNLSLDEAVQLGIQNSKNLKIDAAKIEEATADLLEAKNRQLPELKVSGSYMYLPIKPNVELKLPGVSGGAGGPEVHQVLYGSANLSVPIYSGGRIKYGIQSAKYLVEASKLSTENDKIAIAYNVAQAYNNLFKANQAIKVFEENLIASQKRDETFLKMENNGLIARNDRLKANLQTSNIELQLLEAKNNYNIANINIDLLLGLPETTEIDVDQNYIEEGSEVKPVDFYVNEARENRKDLQALAQQRKAAELGTKSAKAENLPSLAFTGGYVAADIPKFLTIYNAVNVGVGISYNLSNIWKENSSLKQSQAREKQLAATDELLNDNIKLDVNREYQNTDYSKKKIAVFEKSAEQANENFRITKNKYDNGLATMTELLDADAAQISANVGVINAKADAALAYRKLLQTTGTLTIK, from the coding sequence ATGAAGAGAATAAATAACTCAGTGATTGCATTATCACTATTCGTAGGAATAGCAAATGCAAATGCTCAGGAGAAAAAAAATCTTTCTCTTGACGAAGCTGTGCAGCTGGGAATCCAGAACAGCAAGAATCTCAAGATCGATGCAGCCAAGATCGAAGAGGCTACAGCTGATCTTCTGGAGGCTAAAAACAGACAACTTCCGGAATTGAAAGTTTCAGGAAGCTATATGTATCTTCCGATAAAACCCAACGTAGAGCTTAAACTTCCAGGAGTATCAGGTGGAGCAGGAGGTCCGGAAGTACACCAAGTGCTTTATGGTTCTGCAAACCTTAGTGTACCTATTTACAGCGGCGGAAGAATCAAGTATGGTATTCAGTCCGCAAAATATCTGGTAGAAGCTTCAAAATTAAGTACGGAGAATGACAAGATTGCCATTGCTTACAATGTAGCTCAGGCTTACAATAATTTGTTTAAAGCCAACCAGGCTATTAAGGTTTTTGAAGAAAATCTTATTGCTTCACAAAAGAGAGATGAAACTTTCCTTAAAATGGAGAACAACGGATTAATAGCCAGAAACGACAGGTTAAAGGCAAATCTCCAAACTTCAAACATTGAACTTCAATTATTGGAAGCCAAGAATAATTATAATATTGCCAACATCAATATTGACCTGTTATTAGGACTTCCTGAAACTACAGAAATTGATGTAGACCAAAATTATATTGAAGAAGGTTCTGAGGTAAAACCTGTTGACTTTTATGTGAATGAAGCCAGAGAAAATCGTAAGGATCTACAGGCTTTGGCACAACAAAGAAAGGCAGCAGAATTGGGAACAAAGTCTGCAAAGGCAGAGAATCTTCCATCCCTGGCATTTACAGGAGGATATGTGGCAGCAGATATTCCTAAGTTTCTTACGATTTACAATGCGGTGAATGTAGGAGTTGGGATTTCTTATAATCTGTCTAATATCTGGAAAGAAAATTCATCATTAAAGCAATCTCAAGCCAGAGAAAAGCAATTAGCAGCTACAGATGAATTATTGAATGATAACATTAAACTTGATGTAAACAGAGAATATCAAAATACAGATTATTCTAAAAAGAAAATTGCTGTTTTTGAAAAATCTGCTGAACAGGCTAATGAAAACTTCAGAATCACAAAAAATAAATATGATAACGGTCTTGCCACCATGACAGAATTATTGGATGCAGACGCAGCTCAGATTTCAGCAAATGTAGGAGTTATCAATGCAAAAGCAGATGCAGCATTAGCCTACAGAAAACTATTACAGACTACAGGAACTTTAACAATTAAATAA
- a CDS encoding DNA-3-methyladenine glycosylase I, whose protein sequence is MSYCLAIEGMQPESRKELHKNYHDNYYGFPIHDDNELFGRLILEINQAGLSWETVLKKEESFRKAYDNFDIKKIAAYTEEDRERLLNDNGIIRNKLKVNAAIENAKTIIELQQEFGSFEKWLEHHHPKTLQEWMKLFKKTFKFTGGEIVNEFLMSTGYLKGAHHETCPIHAKVLEHKPLWK, encoded by the coding sequence ATGAGTTATTGTTTAGCGATAGAGGGAATGCAGCCTGAAAGCAGGAAGGAGCTGCACAAAAATTACCACGACAACTATTACGGGTTTCCTATTCATGATGATAATGAATTATTTGGAAGATTGATTTTAGAAATCAATCAGGCAGGTTTGAGCTGGGAAACAGTTCTGAAAAAAGAAGAAAGCTTCAGAAAGGCATATGACAATTTTGATATTAAAAAAATAGCAGCCTACACTGAAGAAGACCGCGAAAGATTGTTGAATGACAACGGAATTATCCGAAATAAGCTGAAAGTAAATGCTGCCATTGAAAATGCCAAGACCATTATTGAGCTGCAACAAGAATTTGGTTCATTTGAAAAATGGCTGGAACATCACCATCCCAAAACATTGCAGGAATGGATGAAGCTTTTCAAGAAGACATTTAAATTTACAGGAGGAGAAATTGTTAACGAATTTTTAATGAGTACAGGTTACCTGAAAGGAGCACATCATGAAACTTGTCCTATTCACGCAAAAGTTTTAGAACATAAACCTTTGTGGAAATAA
- the lptC gene encoding LPS export ABC transporter periplasmic protein LptC has protein sequence MNFSKKIVYKNIACLFSCAIFFILTSCEEDLTKNKGSKSKNFPSQIINNANIVQRDSGFVVLKAKAPIIEKYELIDSPYVVARKGIDIEFFDKKKPKIPGRITAKYARIFEYKKFYEAKGDVRIKTNEGQRFAMQSIYWDQKKNRIYTKDTVYVTMEDGSTLVGANGMTAKDDFSEYTFYNNSGDFSSKRLSENKKTTP, from the coding sequence ATGAACTTTTCAAAAAAAATAGTATATAAAAATATAGCATGCCTTTTTAGTTGTGCTATATTTTTTATATTGACATCCTGTGAGGAGGATCTTACCAAAAATAAAGGTAGCAAAAGCAAGAACTTTCCATCACAGATCATTAATAACGCCAATATTGTACAACGTGATTCGGGTTTTGTAGTCCTAAAGGCCAAGGCCCCGATTATTGAAAAATACGAGTTAATTGACAGCCCATATGTGGTAGCCAGAAAAGGGATTGATATTGAATTCTTCGATAAGAAAAAACCCAAGATTCCGGGAAGAATTACAGCCAAGTACGCCCGTATTTTTGAATATAAAAAATTCTACGAGGCAAAAGGTGATGTAAGGATTAAGACCAATGAAGGGCAAAGATTTGCCATGCAAAGTATTTATTGGGATCAAAAGAAAAATAGAATCTATACGAAAGATACAGTGTATGTAACCATGGAAGACGGCTCTACCCTAGTAGGCGCCAATGGGATGACTGCTAAAGATGACTTCTCTGAATATACATTTTACAACAACTCAGGAGATTTCAGTTCAAAAAGACTTTCTGAGAATAAAAAAACGACTCCTTAA
- a CDS encoding DNA polymerase III subunit translates to MNWENIAGQGNLKKLLRESITENRVSHAQLFVGKEGYGTLPMVLAYAKEILNQENEHAASKVEHLNHLDLHFSFPVFTDNKNSLSKNKFEEFREMILASPYASYDDWTAFLESENKQLFISADEIDDQNQKFALKSFEGGTKMLIVWRADKMNVAASNKFLKFLEEPPAKTIILLTAENTNDILPTILSRTQIVEVPRINDEDLENYLKKNFSVSDEKIREIVHEAQGNLNEAIKLLNSGDKSNEFEKLFVQWVRDAFMVKKKPEYLRSIIVWAREIAGWNREKQKNFLNYCSEIFRLALLQNYQSENLVYKKINANGFNWAGFSKFISGANIESILEEINTADLHLTRNGNPKIVWTDLGIKLSRYIHKST, encoded by the coding sequence ATGAATTGGGAGAACATCGCCGGACAGGGGAATCTGAAAAAACTTCTTAGAGAAAGCATCACCGAAAATAGAGTGAGCCATGCCCAACTTTTTGTAGGAAAAGAAGGCTACGGAACATTACCCATGGTTTTGGCCTATGCTAAGGAAATTTTGAATCAGGAAAATGAGCATGCCGCTTCAAAAGTGGAGCACCTTAATCATCTTGACCTTCACTTTAGTTTTCCGGTTTTTACGGACAACAAAAATTCATTAAGCAAAAATAAATTCGAGGAATTTAGGGAAATGATTTTAGCATCTCCCTATGCAAGCTATGATGACTGGACTGCCTTTTTGGAGTCTGAAAACAAGCAACTTTTCATTTCTGCAGATGAGATTGATGACCAGAACCAAAAATTTGCTCTAAAAAGCTTTGAGGGCGGAACCAAGATGCTTATTGTCTGGAGAGCTGATAAAATGAATGTAGCCGCCTCCAATAAGTTTCTAAAGTTTCTGGAAGAGCCACCGGCAAAAACCATTATTCTTCTTACTGCAGAAAACACCAATGATATTCTTCCCACCATTCTTTCCAGAACCCAGATCGTAGAGGTTCCGAGAATTAATGATGAAGACCTTGAAAATTATTTAAAAAAGAACTTTTCTGTTTCTGATGAAAAAATAAGAGAGATTGTTCATGAAGCACAGGGAAATCTGAATGAAGCTATAAAACTGCTGAATTCAGGGGATAAAAGCAATGAGTTTGAAAAACTATTTGTACAATGGGTTCGTGATGCCTTTATGGTAAAAAAGAAACCTGAATACCTTAGAAGCATTATTGTATGGGCAAGAGAAATTGCCGGCTGGAACAGGGAAAAGCAAAAGAATTTTTTAAATTACTGTTCTGAGATTTTCAGACTTGCTCTTCTTCAGAACTATCAGTCAGAAAATTTGGTATATAAAAAGATTAATGCCAATGGATTCAACTGGGCGGGTTTTTCAAAATTCATCAGTGGGGCCAATATTGAAAGTATTCTGGAAGAAATCAATACTGCAGATCTGCATCTTACCAGAAATGGAAACCCTAAAATAGTATGGACTGATCTTGGGATAAAGCTATCGAGATATATTCATAAAAGTACATAA
- a CDS encoding TQO small subunit DoxD — MKHTTNSQSSDLAGLYTLSLRMVIGWTYFSAFWRRLILENKLIPDEKGYIGEKFNHFLPNALGIKPVIEYLVTHPDALQRSMMIFTIIEAIVGLLIILGLFTRLMSIGIFSLALGILLGSGWLGTTCLDEWQIGVLGVAGGFVLFLTGSGPYSLDYYFMKKNKGFTQRKWFQWLGSGNLPVSKPKTLVLAGSLIIFGLTLYTNQYFHGGVWGTLHNKSVKPKLEISNISHNNSDLKFEVYRTEGADVYGSFLIGIQVLDKKGNILKELDQKELSKLSKESIKNHYVTKVKPGKHSLVIPLGAKADVSFSIHDILQKEEIHALKLIDISGIEWAESIR, encoded by the coding sequence ATGAAACATACTACAAACAGCCAGTCTTCTGATCTGGCCGGATTATATACTTTATCCCTCCGCATGGTTATCGGATGGACCTATTTTTCAGCTTTTTGGCGCAGACTTATCCTTGAAAACAAGCTTATTCCTGATGAAAAGGGATATATCGGAGAAAAATTCAATCATTTCTTACCCAATGCCTTAGGAATTAAACCTGTCATAGAATACCTGGTGACCCATCCAGATGCCTTGCAACGGTCTATGATGATATTCACCATTATCGAAGCGATTGTAGGATTATTAATCATTCTTGGTCTTTTTACACGATTGATGAGCATTGGGATCTTCAGTCTTGCATTGGGGATTTTGTTAGGCTCCGGTTGGTTGGGAACCACTTGTCTTGATGAATGGCAAATTGGTGTTCTTGGGGTTGCAGGAGGATTTGTTTTATTTCTTACGGGTAGTGGTCCTTATTCTCTTGACTATTATTTTATGAAGAAAAATAAGGGTTTCACCCAAAGAAAATGGTTCCAATGGCTAGGCTCCGGGAATCTTCCTGTTTCAAAACCCAAAACACTCGTGTTGGCTGGTTCTTTAATAATCTTTGGTCTTACCCTTTACACCAATCAGTATTTTCATGGTGGCGTCTGGGGAACACTGCATAATAAGTCTGTGAAGCCAAAGCTTGAAATCTCCAACATTTCACACAATAACTCGGATTTAAAATTTGAAGTGTATAGAACTGAAGGAGCAGATGTCTACGGTTCTTTCCTTATCGGAATCCAAGTTTTGGATAAAAAGGGAAATATTTTAAAGGAACTGGATCAAAAAGAACTTTCAAAATTGTCTAAGGAAAGCATTAAAAATCATTATGTAACCAAGGTAAAACCAGGGAAACACAGTCTCGTAATTCCGTTGGGAGCCAAGGCAGATGTTAGCTTCAGTATTCATGATATTCTTCAAAAGGAAGAGATTCATGCTTTGAAACTAATTGATATCAGTGGTATTGAATGGGCAGAAAGTATCCGATAG
- the mdlD gene encoding NAD(P)-dependent benzaldehyde dehydrogenase MdlD yields MNKESEQKIREVFQQQKAFFKTNQTKDIEFRKAQLRKFREVFLNHTDALCQALFIDLGKSRKEAEYVEIQIVISELDYFLENIDEWAKPTSVPSKQHPSGTEVISKIMYEPYGVNYIIGPFNYPVQLTFSPLIGALISGNTAILKPSENTPHVAKILEKIVKESFEESYVTVIQGAIEENTLLLSLPFDYIFFTGSPNVGKIVMKAAAEQLIPLALELGGKSPTIVHKDADLDKAVERISYGKWINCGQTCVAPDYIYIHESVKSAFIEKFKAHLKTVYNDESLGKIGKIVSQNQIKNLAGYLEATPEKVIYGGNYDLETRHFEATLMDHINWDDQIMQQEIFGPILPIMTYHDINEALEEINNRPKPLALYVFTEDQEFADYILSHTTSGDAEINSTIIHVGSHYLPFGGVGTSGMGKYHGRFSFESFSHSRSVLKVK; encoded by the coding sequence ATGAATAAAGAATCCGAACAGAAAATAAGAGAGGTTTTTCAGCAACAGAAAGCATTTTTCAAAACCAATCAAACGAAAGATATAGAATTCAGAAAGGCCCAGTTAAGAAAATTCCGTGAAGTATTTTTAAATCACACGGATGCTCTTTGTCAGGCTTTGTTTATAGATTTGGGGAAAAGCCGAAAAGAAGCTGAATATGTGGAAATTCAAATTGTGATCAGTGAACTTGATTATTTTCTGGAAAATATAGATGAATGGGCAAAACCTACATCTGTCCCCTCAAAACAACATCCATCCGGCACCGAAGTCATCAGTAAGATCATGTATGAGCCGTACGGAGTGAATTACATCATCGGGCCATTTAATTATCCTGTTCAACTGACATTCAGCCCACTAATCGGAGCCTTGATTTCGGGAAATACTGCTATCTTAAAACCATCAGAAAATACCCCTCATGTTGCCAAAATCCTGGAAAAAATTGTGAAAGAGTCTTTTGAAGAGTCTTATGTGACGGTGATTCAGGGAGCTATTGAAGAAAACACATTATTATTAAGCCTTCCTTTTGATTATATCTTCTTTACAGGAAGCCCGAATGTGGGGAAAATTGTAATGAAAGCTGCTGCTGAACAATTGATTCCTTTAGCCTTAGAGCTTGGAGGCAAGTCTCCTACCATTGTTCACAAAGATGCGGATCTTGATAAGGCAGTGGAAAGAATATCCTACGGAAAATGGATTAACTGCGGGCAAACATGTGTTGCTCCTGACTACATCTATATTCATGAGTCTGTAAAAAGTGCCTTTATTGAAAAATTCAAGGCTCATTTAAAAACCGTTTACAATGATGAATCTTTAGGAAAAATAGGAAAGATTGTGAGTCAGAATCAGATTAAGAATCTGGCTGGTTATCTGGAAGCAACTCCTGAAAAAGTAATCTATGGAGGAAACTACGATCTTGAAACCCGTCATTTTGAAGCTACTTTAATGGATCATATAAACTGGGACGATCAGATAATGCAGCAGGAAATTTTCGGACCTATACTTCCTATTATGACTTATCATGATATTAATGAGGCTCTGGAAGAAATTAATAATCGTCCAAAACCATTGGCTTTATATGTTTTTACAGAAGATCAGGAATTTGCAGATTATATTTTAAGCCATACAACAAGTGGTGATGCAGAAATCAACAGCACAATTATTCATGTAGGCTCTCATTATTTACCTTTTGGAGGTGTAGGAACTTCAGGAATGGGAAAATATCATGGAAGATTCAGCTTTGAAAGTTTTAGCCACAGCCGTTCTGTTCTTAAGGTGAAATAA
- a CDS encoding HlyD family secretion protein, whose protein sequence is MENNDKQVAEPKKKKSLVFPIILAVVLIGGGIYGYRAYTYGQYHEETDDAQIASNMSPVISKISGYITEVKVKDNQFVKKGDTLVILDSRDQKMALEQAQAALSTAKSNISNAEASTTATSKNISSSEAAVVTANAQIEAAKVNVWKTSQDLKRYANLVKDHSITEQQYEQALAAKQTADKQLQVLVDQRNQIAQQTNIASSQTAASSQQISVAGSVAKQREVDVENAKLNLSYTVILASEDGFVGKVPIQAGQYLQAGSQLFSLVKNDQKWVVANFKETQVHKMVEGQKVKVEIDAFPDKEFEGVVSSFSPATGSTFSILPPDNASGNFVKVVQRLPVKIDFVKLDPSIAKKLRTGMNVKAEVSLK, encoded by the coding sequence ATGGAAAATAATGATAAACAAGTGGCTGAACCTAAAAAGAAAAAAAGTTTAGTCTTTCCAATAATTTTGGCGGTTGTTTTAATCGGTGGAGGAATCTACGGTTATAGAGCATACACTTACGGACAATATCACGAAGAGACTGATGATGCTCAAATTGCTTCAAATATGTCTCCTGTTATTTCTAAAATTTCAGGATATATAACCGAAGTTAAAGTAAAAGATAATCAATTTGTAAAGAAAGGGGATACCTTGGTTATTTTAGATAGCAGAGATCAGAAAATGGCTCTTGAACAAGCCCAGGCAGCATTGTCTACAGCGAAAAGCAATATCTCAAATGCAGAAGCTTCTACCACTGCAACTTCAAAAAATATCAGTTCTTCTGAGGCAGCAGTAGTAACTGCTAATGCACAGATAGAAGCAGCAAAAGTAAATGTTTGGAAAACCTCTCAGGATTTGAAAAGATATGCCAATCTTGTGAAGGATCACTCCATTACAGAGCAGCAATATGAGCAGGCTTTAGCTGCAAAACAAACAGCAGATAAGCAATTACAGGTTTTAGTTGACCAAAGAAACCAAATTGCTCAGCAAACTAATATCGCATCATCTCAAACAGCTGCCAGCTCTCAACAAATCAGTGTTGCAGGTTCTGTGGCTAAACAAAGAGAAGTAGATGTTGAAAATGCAAAATTAAACTTATCATATACTGTAATATTGGCTTCTGAAGATGGATTTGTTGGCAAAGTTCCTATTCAGGCCGGACAATATTTACAAGCAGGATCACAGTTGTTTTCTTTAGTTAAAAATGATCAGAAATGGGTGGTTGCCAACTTCAAAGAAACTCAGGTTCATAAAATGGTAGAGGGACAAAAAGTGAAAGTTGAAATTGATGCTTTTCCTGATAAAGAATTTGAAGGAGTTGTAAGTTCATTTTCTCCGGCTACAGGTTCTACATTCTCTATTCTTCCTCCGGATAATGCAAGTGGTAACTTTGTGAAAGTAGTGCAAAGACTTCCTGTTAAGATTGATTTTGTAAAATTGGATCCTAGCATTGCCAAAAAACTAAGAACAGGGATGAACGTGAAAGCAGAGGTTTCACTGAAATAG
- a CDS encoding alpha/beta hydrolase has protein sequence MKFLLSVLFSLFLTSVNAQNLYSKAYGNKKNPAVIFIHGGPSGNATLFEGTTAQKMADKGFYVIAYDRLGEGRSKDENATMTFKESFEDLKQIYNTYKIKKAHILAHSFGGIIGTLFTSQFPEKVRSLTLAGALFTQQETYDHILKQAKEHFKNDPTQLKEISEIENLDKNSAAYRKRCYEMASKLGFFDMPNPTPESENLRKEYQAGEFYKNNIRNANSPIKFYQNERLNNLDNTVILKTIKRKGIPMYAVYGKNDGIFSNKQINDLKNIVGKDNLKLIDNCSHYLFVDQQDEFLKFMELKLK, from the coding sequence ATGAAATTTCTCTTATCCGTTCTATTTTCCTTGTTTTTAACTTCTGTAAATGCTCAAAATCTATACTCCAAGGCTTATGGAAATAAAAAGAATCCTGCTGTAATTTTTATACATGGCGGACCGAGTGGAAATGCTACTTTATTCGAAGGAACTACTGCTCAAAAGATGGCTGACAAAGGATTTTATGTTATTGCCTACGACAGACTTGGAGAAGGACGATCCAAAGATGAGAATGCAACAATGACCTTCAAGGAAAGCTTTGAGGATTTAAAACAGATTTACAATACCTATAAGATCAAAAAAGCACATATTCTTGCCCATAGCTTCGGAGGAATTATCGGAACATTATTTACCAGTCAGTTTCCTGAAAAAGTGAGATCACTTACCCTTGCCGGAGCATTATTTACCCAACAGGAAACCTATGATCATATTTTAAAACAAGCCAAAGAACATTTCAAAAATGACCCAACTCAGTTAAAGGAGATTTCTGAAATAGAAAATCTTGATAAAAATTCTGCTGCCTACCGAAAAAGATGCTACGAAATGGCCAGCAAATTGGGCTTCTTTGATATGCCCAATCCAACCCCGGAAAGTGAAAATTTAAGAAAAGAATATCAAGCTGGCGAATTCTATAAAAATAATATCAGAAATGCCAACTCTCCTATTAAGTTTTACCAGAATGAACGATTGAATAACCTCGATAATACTGTTATTTTAAAAACAATCAAAAGAAAAGGTATACCTATGTATGCTGTATATGGAAAAAATGACGGCATATTCTCCAATAAACAGATCAATGACCTTAAAAATATTGTGGGAAAAGATAACCTCAAGCTTATTGATAACTGTTCCCATTATTTATTTGTAGACCAGCAGGATGAATTTTTAAAATTTATGGAGCTTAAATTAAAATAA
- a CDS encoding TetR/AcrR family transcriptional regulator: protein MISKEENILFAAEKLFAEKGFDGTSTREIAKMANVNISMISYYFGSKEKLYEKLVEYRMNEGQFFSKDIVERTDLNEWQKIEKIIDQFSNRIRTQKCFYRIMQREQLHAENPQIVAFLKETKMSFLSMYSRILESGLKSGVFTKNPPIYLLHSTISGTLFYAFNAKEMYKEFLNDTAEDDVFDETYYTELNKHIKHLLKDLLGYEENK, encoded by the coding sequence ATGATTTCAAAAGAAGAAAATATATTGTTTGCAGCTGAAAAGCTCTTTGCTGAAAAGGGTTTCGATGGAACTTCCACCAGGGAAATTGCAAAAATGGCTAATGTAAACATCTCTATGATTTCGTATTATTTTGGTTCTAAGGAAAAACTCTATGAAAAATTGGTTGAATACAGAATGAATGAGGGGCAGTTTTTTTCAAAGGATATTGTAGAGAGAACTGACCTTAATGAATGGCAGAAAATTGAGAAAATAATAGACCAGTTTTCCAATAGAATAAGAACCCAAAAATGCTTTTACAGGATTATGCAGAGAGAACAGCTTCATGCAGAGAATCCGCAGATTGTAGCGTTTTTAAAGGAAACCAAAATGTCATTCCTTTCCATGTATTCCCGAATATTGGAAAGTGGGCTGAAGAGTGGTGTTTTTACAAAAAATCCTCCTATTTATCTGCTTCATTCTACGATAAGCGGAACTTTATTCTATGCATTCAATGCCAAGGAAATGTATAAGGAATTCCTTAATGATACAGCAGAAGATGATGTTTTTGACGAAACATACTATACCGAACTTAATAAACATATAAAACATTTACTAAAAGACCTTTTAGGTTATGAAGAGAATAAATAA